The Anas platyrhynchos isolate ZD024472 breed Pekin duck chromosome 1, IASCAAS_PekinDuck_T2T, whole genome shotgun sequence genomic sequence GGTCTGAATTTCCAACACGTTCCCTGTGCGTTTGCTGCTATTCACACACCCCCAGAATGTCGTCATGGCTGTCTCTGCTGAAATCAACGCGAGGTTAGGATGGGAGGCGGGTGGGATTTTTCAGAACTGCAGACCCAGTTTTTATGGTGACGGAAGTTTCAATGGTATGTGCGGGGGAAGAGAGAAACGCTGAAGACAATGTAATAAGAAAAGCGAGCGTGGCAGCACACTGTAATACGGCCACGAGGCACTTGTAATTTTCCACGCTTAACAGATCTAAGTGGCATCTCTCTTATGAAAGAGACAGAACGATCGTGCTCGTCAGGCAATAAATGACAAGAACAAATCCAAATCCCTTCAGAGCAAAACTCGTGTGCCTTGCCTAAGTCGTTGGTATTTTACCAGCGCTAGAGGATGCCTGGAATAGAACTGGCTCTGATCCTCCTACTAAGTCCTCCCCTCCCAAAGCACCGCTGTGTTCCTCCACATAGCTAACGCTTGTATTTGAGAAGTAAAAACGTCCCCAGTGGGCACACTGTCAGCTTCCTTTTCTGCAACAGTCTAGTCTTCAGGCCCCTGGCAGCATACTTGAAGGACTATCGCAGCAGGTGGTGCTGGATTTACAGGGTGCAAGAGACAACCacaaataaaaaaggggaaCCAAAAATAAGTGCAAATTTTAAATCACTTTGTAAACACCATAACAGGCATTCTAATTTCAGTCAGTTATACAGGTAAACTTTTCTGTaagcaaaggtttttttttttttacctttgagcaaaaatcccaaacaaatttcaaaatatcttaTTTGTACTCTTTGTGAAGCTGACCTTGTCTTGCTTTTTTCAGTTCAGGATATGAATGTCTCAAACTCATTTGATTTATGGAACTGCTGTAGCGTTAGCACTGGGAATACTTAATTTATTTGTTAGTTACATTTCTTCCACTGGAAACATAAAACACATTCCCATGGttgtttcttaaataaatgcatacataCCTGCCACGCTCCACACAACTTTGGATCGAGGAGCACACTAACCTCTCTAACCACAACAGACTCCCCGGCTCCTTCCCTACACCTCTGTTTCGCTTTGCAGCCTCACCTGCCCCACTGCAGCGCCAATGCTGCCCGTTCCATCCACAATTCCCGTCACCGTTGCCAGAGCCTCGCTGCTGCCTCTCACCAGGTCCTGACGCCCCAGGTCAGCAGAAATTGCAGAACTGATCATGTTGGAAGGGCCTCCGATGAAAAAGCCTGAAATTGCCGAGATAACAGCCTTGGTGCAAAAGAAGCAAGGGGACGGATGCTCAACAGAACGTCTTCAAAACACAGATTCTACCATGCACAGCTCAGGAAAAGGACTCGTTCTAGGGACAGTGCTCACAGACTGACTGCGGGTAGAAGCTTACCTTCCCGGCTGAAGAGCGCAGTCCTGGCACACTGCGCACACCCACAGTACGCGCACAGAAATTGCCAACAAGCTCATTTTCACTCAACGGCAAAAACAAGGTAATTAGATTTGGCACACTGCAAGAACAGTCAGGATGCACCAAACTGAATACAAAATGCTACTTTTGAACAGCATGCGTATACCAACCCTCAACACGAAGCAGATACAGACATGTCCCTACTTTGGAGCAGTACAGCCCCATGCTATAGCTTCATTCTCCAAGGGCTGGtggagaaatggaagaaaaaaacctcCACAGGACAGAGAATTCTGAAATAGGAGTGTTTGGAAAGAAAGGCTCTATTCATGCAGGCTAATCTTAATTCCATAACACAACATCATACGTCTGGGAGCACAGAAAGCTTGTGACCTTTCGCAGTACACAGGGCATTTGGGGCTCTGACAAACACCTTCAGATTTGAGCTGCAGCTCATGACTTTGCATACAACTCCTTCCCTGCTACAGTTGATGGTTGCTGTAGCACAGGTAGCAGCAATTAGCATGTGTCCATGCCTCAGACACCAGGTCACTGCAAGGTATTTTGGCATAAATCTGCCTTCCATTATATTGAGCCAAGGCAGACCCCTGTAGTTCCAATCCATTATTCCATATAGTCTATATCCTATACCTCCCTCTGGAAGGCAGTTTTTCTACAGCTTTATTCCAAAGGTAACATAAGTTGGGCTTCAGATAGTAATCTTTCTGCAAAACCAGCAGGGATGACAGCACACAAATGCACTACCACCACCTACACGTGGCGTTACTGATCCCGGTACGAAGCACATACACACACGTCACATCCATACACATAGAACTCCTACTGGCCTGACGGTGCCATTTGAGACAGTACCTGTAATCGTCATGATCACAGCATTGATAGGTTTGCTGTTGGGAGAACCTGCAGGAAAAAGACCAGATaagtataaataaaacacatgaaCTCAAGAATGCCATTTATTTAGGATCAGAGACAAGTATGCACACATCCAGTTTCAATCACCTTTCCAGTTACCTACAAAGTAACAGTAGCTTCTACATAACTAGACTTCTACGGAGATTAGTCTTACTGCAAACACATTTAGAGACGGAAGGTCCAGAAGTTCCCTGACAGCACTTTACAGTAGGAAAAGCCACCTTTGCCATTAAAAGTTTGTGCCCTATTTCATGATTAGGTTTGCCTGGGTCTGGGTTCCAGCCCTTGTTATGACTTTTCCCACGACACAGAGCTTGCTCGTGTCAAGAGACAGAGGACTCGCCTTTAAACACCACTTGAACAGTAATAGaatccttcctctctctttctgaaGAAGTTAGACTCAGACTCTCCCACCATAAAGTACTTCCCTCAGCACTTGAACAGCCTCTTCCACCCATTCTGAATTTTCCAAGCTCTTGCTTAACTTGCAGAGATTAGCTTTGGAGGTAACAATCCAGCAGCTGCCTAAGCAATGCTGAGCAAGAAGCAAAAAACCCTACAAAACCCCATATCCAAACTCCTCCTTACAAAACCATGCCTGGGTATTTGAGGGTTCTGCTTGCCTTTCCAGGAACCATACCATGCACAAAGAATTGCTTTGCCCTCAGAGTTCCTCCATGCTTCTCAGACGTTGTTTTCCCCAATACCTCCCACCCAGGCATCATCAAAACTCCCTACTCACTGCCCCAACTTCAGGCCACGCATGGTCAAGTTACCATGTGAGAGACAAGTTGCAGCCCTGTTCTTATATTCTCAGCCTGTTATCACTTATGCACAGCACAATATAAGcataaaaaaatcttcctaaTTTGGCCAAGGGAAATTTAATGATGACACTGCAATAACTCTGCATTGCAAGTCTAAGCCTTCTGTATCTGGCTCAACAGTACTTCGTGTCGAGCTGAGCACAAGACAGCTGGATCTCTGGCTGCTCTGCTATCTAGTACAAGCTTCAAACTTCCTCAGCAATAAAGCTGTATTTGCTTCCAATTCACTTTTGACACTAATGAGTTAGCTCAAGAGCTGCCAAAACTCCACCAAACCCAACCCTTGCTATTTAATGATTACACCTCCCTGGCCTTACTCTGAGACCAGATGAGTAAGCCAGCATGCCTCTCAAAAGGCACACTTCACAGTTCACATCCAGCTCTGGCAATGGTTTCTGTCCACAGATCTCAAAGCACTCTATAAAAGCTGTCCTGCATCACCACCTCACTTCAGAGGGAGAcacacaggaaagaaatgacATTGAAGTGAGTTAAAGCCCGCTGGTACCACTGGAGAATATGTCTCAAGATACGAAACTGCTGCCCTCAGAAGAGCTTCAGAGATGTCTCACAGAAATGAGACCTGCCTGCCCTACTCAGTTTACCTGGCAGACTCCTTCCAATAACAAATAACCAAGAGCTGTATCTTCTATAAGAGGCAGAAACTCTTCAATTTTACCACTTACAGAAGCGTAAGTGGTGAAGCctaggagctgctgcctctttgTAGCACATGTacctcagcacagctctgtcCCCAGATTCTCCTTCCTCTTACTACAGAGGCACGCCTTTGATTTCCTGCTCTGCCAGTTGTGGTTTTGATACAACGACAGTGCCAGAAATCTCACTGACACTGGAGAAGGATTAGGACCATAACTCACCGGCACGGGGAAATCCTCCCACTCAGAAAAATTCTTTTCCACCTCATTAACCAGATAACAGATTTCTTTCTGTGCGGTGCCACACGCCAAGTAAAATACGCCACAAGGCACCACCCTGATCCATAAGCAGCTTCAAGACCAGAGAACAATCCGAACAGGCTGTACTTTGGTTCTCTTTAAGAAGCACCAAAGGAACCTCTGATTACTATACAACAAAAGCATACTCACGGCTGTATCCAAAGAGAGAGCCTACAGCAAAGAGCAGGCTCATTGCTAGCACTGGGGCTCTCTTCTGTAGCACGTCAGAAATCAAGCCCTGGATAGTCCCacctacaaaaaaataaatcgtTATCAGGCTTAGGATGCTAACACCTTGAACATAGCTAAGTCATTTTTACTGAGCCCAGTGGCCTCTTGCTTTCTTATGAAGGTAGCTTTCAGGATTGTCAAGAAAATCTAAGTCTCCTGCCACCCTTAAACCCCAGACACAGAGACAACTGTACACCTAAGTGGTCCAGACAGAGCAGAGAAAACTACTCGTGCTGCTTTCCCAGGAATTTATTACTTCTTCCCCCTCGTCTTGGCATGCAACTAGTCAGTgctcctgctttccttttccttcccctgtaGGACCATCACAGCAACCACAACTCTGGACGTGAGCAAGCTTAACATTGTGGCTGCTTTCTTTAATAGAAAGTACAGGAAAAGGCAGTTCTTTTTCACAGGGAAGGCATTAAGCACACAGGGGGCTCACATTCCCTGCTGTCTCACCTACTTAGGGTAGGTGGAGAGCTCATTGCAACAAACTCTGATAGGTGATACAAATCACTTCATGCATCTTTGCTACCTCCACAGGAACCGCTCTGCTGGTAAAAACTAGGATGTTTGAGAAAGCATAATAAAAGAAAGGCCACAGAGGCAGAAAAACTGACCCTGAAAATACCAAAACAAGGATGCCTATTCTAGGAAAGCTAACTGGACTAGGTAATAAAGTGAGAAATTGAACATGGGAGTGTGGGAGCCTAATCACATACACAGTACGCTCTTTATGCTGGAGGAATAGGGGTGGATTTTGCAGCCAACAGACCCAAATGCAATTACATTTGGTTTCACTAAAGATAACAGAGTTGCGCCTGCTCTATTGGGTTTTGTGCTGAGCCTGTTCTTAAAAATACGAGACAAAAGGTATAGTACAGAACCCAATAGCACAGACCTCACCTCTCCCTCAAGGGTACCTGACAGAAAGGAGGTAGCATGCAGCTGAGACACCTTGTAGGGGGCGCTTTTCAGGAAGCCctagcaaataaagaaaaatgcctGCTGGGGGCAGCGTCTGAGAATGCTACACTGTCCCTTAAATCACGTGTGAACTCTTTCGGGGACATTTTGCTATGCCTTTTAGATAACGGCCCAGCAGCCACATACCTACCTGGCCTTTTTGTACATCCAGTAAGCAGCTAGATTCCACTGAATGTGACTGCTCTGAGCTGCTTTTGCTATcttgcattttcaaatgttagcagggcagctgcaggaagaTGTCATTCACTCGCTCACTCACCTACGATTCCTCCCACATCGTACCAGATGGAGAGCTGGTCAGCTTCTGCTTCTTTCCATCCAAAGTTGTTACTGAGGTAGAAGGGCAGCCAGAAGAAGAATGAGTAATTCACCAGTTTCAAGCAGGCATAGGCCAAAGAATACTGGAACAAAGAGCGGGCCAGAAAACAGTTAGCACTTGAGAAATACAAGCAGTGTTTCTGCTTCTTCCCATAAAGCTCTACACCCAGACGAAGCTTTCAGAGGGAAGTGcttctgcatttcatttaaGAAGGCAGCATTATGAAAGCTTAATGCTGAACATCAAAGGGAACCCGGGAATACAGAAATCACTGTCAAGaaggttattttcttttcactgaatGCAATGGGTTAAAATGCTTCCCATGCAATCTTGAGAGGAACTGACACCaggcttcaaaaataaaaaccagaaacCACACAACAAGAAATTTAATTCACCTTCTAAAGAGAAGGGAGCCAACCGTATGACATGAAACAAGCCTGAGATTTAGTCATCTGTGCATCATGCTGAACAAAGTTACACGAAGTAGTTTCTCTTCTGCTGCCTTTTGTTGTTCAGAGGGCTCACCTGCTTACAGCACCAGGAGAGAGAAAGCTTCATTCGTGACCCCCAGGTAAGTATTCCAGGACACAAGATCACAAGGTGAAAGGTTTGGCCAAAGCTAAGCACACAGCTCCAAACACAACAGCTGAGACAacagctcctgcccctgcctgctccttcGCTCGCTAGCAGATTTCCTTTAGAGCCTTCCTACATGGTAACAGTTCCTCCTCTGGGATCGCTGGCCCAGAATGCAGCAGGATGAGGCACACTATTGCGGTAATGCCTCCTGATAAACACTGGCAGTGCACTTTAAGGAACCCGTATTTGAAGAGTTAAATGAGTTAACGAAAAAATACCCTGCTAGGGGCACAGCTTTTGAGAATGTATGTATATGCATGCTGCTGTCCTtgacttttaaaaagcagaatattttgaTATATCAAACAGCACAAAATCAGCTCTTCTGAAATTCTACCAATAAATACAtcatttttgctgtattttaattgtttttccaCTTTTAGAGGACACAAACTAACCTCCATCACATATGTAATACATAggaatggtagagttctcctgCCTCTGGGTGTGAAGATTTGCGCCATACAAAGCAATATTTATTACAACATGCTTAAAAACTGTCATCCAGATTGTATGACCAATTAAACACTGAATTGCTAGAGGCCCAAGGGAAAACTGTCTATACTGAAACTTTTCCAACCATATCACTCAGCAGGAGAAGAGAGCAACTACAGAAAAATGAGTCAAATAAAATCTTTGTAGGATTGCAACAGAGCTGTGGAGGTTCTCTCAGCATTTGGCTTCTCACTCACTGATCTGACAGCACTCCGGCTTGCCTGGTCACTGATCTGACATCAGATAAAACTCACAGCCTCAGAGGTGTTCACGTTGCTGTGTTAGTACACAGAAGATGCCCTCAAAATTCCAAGTATAGAAGCAGCAACACCGTTTGTACAGTACCTCCTTATGTTCTGGCCAACGAAAAAAAGCCACACCAACTGAGGCAGCCTCGACCACTGCTTAGAAACTGAAGGTTCCTTGTATGCCATCCCATTCTTAGCACCACCAAAACCAAGCCATGGCTTATACAGCATTTAGCCGTATTAGGCAAGAACTCAAGATGGCTATATTTTCATCTGCCATCCCTCAACCAAGGTCTTACCAACAGAATTGTGGTTGTTCAGCACGCTTGACACTGACAATCCACTCAAACCTTTCTAGATTTTGCATTGCCTTAATCAAAACAACCAGCTGCTTAACTCATTATCTGACAATACCATCCATTCAGTAATTCTGCTTCATGATCAAATCCCAGCAGCTCACACTGTACCACTGAACAAGCCCTCCTGGCCTTTTTCTCATGCTGGCTCCACTATGCAAGGGACATACAGCCCACTTGCACGGGAAactaacagtattttttaatgGTAGATTAATTTTTCTGCTGGATCAAATCCACAAATTGGGCAACGCTGTCGATGCAGAAGTGCAAGTTCTCACACAGGGGACAGGATGAGGATATGGGGAAATTGCATCACCAGGCCTTGTTTCCAGTCGTAGTTTTAAAACACCCACTTTGTCACGTTACATCATGACGATTAAGGCTTTCCTGGCCAGCTTTCTGCTCTAAAGCAACTAAAAAGCACACCCAAATATCAGTGCCACAGTTTGGTGTGATGCTCTGCTGGCAGTAAGAATCCCATTTTTGGGTTACCAAGAAAGCATCCTACAACCACTGCCTTTGCTCAGGGACTCTCTTCTATTGAATGTTGATAACTAAAACACACGGTCAACATGTTAACAATCACATCAACAAATGCTGACAACACAAAAAGTCAGGATTATGTTTAACAACATAAAAAGTCAGATCCCACTCAAGAATCCGTGTCCTCACCAGTATTACACCTGGAAGGCAACAAGCCTGGAAAAAGCCAATGGCCTTTGGCTGGCTGTCAGTGTCAGCTGCTTGAATGGAGTAGTTGCGGTCATCATCATCCACATCGTCATCACCCATTAACGGTCTGTTGGCATCTTCCTCGACACTGCCTTCGTCGTCAGCTCCAAGCTCAGGAAGGCCTGAGGTACACAGGGGATATGCAACAGGGACAAGGGACCGCAGACTGCTCACCCTCTCCCCGCTCTAAAGCTACGCCCGCTTCTTGTAAGTGATTCTCACTTCTAGCAGTTCCCTCGCTCTCCCATACCTCCATCCTCTGGCTTAGAAACTCTTCTAGATGGTGTTCTGCAGTGCCGCCAGGTTCTACCCTTTATCTTCTAATGCTCTTGAAAGTATTCTGTCTGATCCTGGCGCCGGCTTTGTCTGTTCTGAATGTCTGGCCATTAGTTGGAAGACAACACATTAGTGCATTTCCCCCCTTATTTAGTTGTTGGGACCCTTCAGCCTGGCTCCTGGCTACCACCTCCCTTCCGTGTGGAGGCAGAGCGTGCCACCAGCCGCTCAGACAGCCGCTGCCTGTCAACGCCTCTGCTGGAACGAAGGCCCAGGGACTGCACTGAGCTTTTGGGCTGCTGAGCATTCGTACGCACGCTGTTTATGGTGGTGTTAGTGCTACCAACTTTACAGCCTTTGCAGGCACCTGGGAAACCTCCTCCATGGCCCTGTCAAAGCCTGAACGTTCTTTTGTTCTCCTGTTACACACAAGCCACCACCTCCTCAGAAAAGGACCACGTCCTGCCTGAGGGCTGTTTAACTGGCTGCTGGGAACCTGCACACAAAAAGCACTTTCCCTTCCCACCGCAGAGCTAACGCCTGCCacagtttttcttcctgcaacagCCAGTTATTAGTTTGATcactgtttcttaaaaaaaaaataaaattattgattTTCCAGGTGAAGGAAAACTGAGAATTAGGCACATCCTAATGGAAGCATTACAGCCAGGCTGTTTcatcttgcttttaaaaatatccagACTATATGGATGATGCATACTGGCATTTAGAGTGATCTTGGTAAGGAGAGCATTTGCTGCATTAAATACCCTAAAGTGGAACACCATTTCGTAAGAATCCTGAGGATTAGTGCTGTCAGAACAAGCAGCACTTTTAGTACTACACGGAAAGCTGCAAATCTCATTTCCATGAAGGGGCTGAAATGCTGCAGCCCTCTTCTACTTACCCACTTCCTTTGGTGAAGTCAGGAGCCCAAAGAAGACAATGACTCCTCCAGCAAACTGCACTGAGGCAGTCACCAAGAAAGCATACTgcagataaataaacaaaagattatttttaaaaggcttcCAGTCACGTGTGCTTCCTTGATCAATGAGGATCTCTCTATAACCCAACCTTGTCAGAGAGTAAAAATAGTTACAACAACCCAGACTAGATCCATAAAACCTGGAAACAAGTAACCTCTGCATCTCCTCAAAAGACTTGGTTCTAGCTAGGCTAAAAGACCACACCACAAAAGCTGTTTCAGTTTACTGAGGTGTCAGCAGTGATGAAGGAGTTCACCCAACACAACCACAGATCCAACTACATTGGAAGGGACTGCTCAAAAGCATAGTCAAACACCAAAttcagaccaggttgctcagaggTCTGTTCAACCAGGTATTGAAACCCTCCAAAAGCAGATTCTCCAGACTTCGGGCCCCTGTTCCAGTCCTTAAGTAACttcacagtgaaatatttttccaaacacGCAGATGAAACCTTCCCTGATTCACCTTGTACCGTGATTTTTGCTCTCTCACCCTGTAACCCAAAAGAGTCTGGCTCTGATTCCTCATCAGCCTTCACATAGGCACTGGAAGACTACTACTTGGTACCCCCTAAGCCTCCTCGTCTCCATCCTGAACAAACTCAGTCCTGTTTGTCTGTCTTATAGGTCATGTGCCCCAATATGCAACATTCACAAACATTCCCTGTTTTCAattgcctgcctgctgcactaCAGGGACGTAATGCATTCCTGGCCTCTTCCCCACCGTACGTTGTCTGTCATCTCCTTGTCTGTCAAATCCTCACCACTACTCAGCAGCAGTGAATTCAGTTTAGTGAGAACCTGTGATGGATGAAGAGCATTTTGACCCAAAACAGAAGAAGGTATACTACAGCATTAGGGCTCTTCAAAAATACCAGTCACGTTTGCAGAGAAGTCTCAGGTTCATTCCTCCTAAGCCCAAAGGGTCAGGTACTCCTTCTATTCTGCCTACTGCTTCCTaccacagaatttcagaaaatgaaactggacactcagataaaaagaaaactatttctATTATCTTTCAGAGACAAGATAAGAAACTAGTCTGTGCATAACCCAGACACACAGCCCTAGCTAGAAGCCAGACAGCAATACCTACCTCGTAGCCGTATTTGAGAACGCAGGAGGCAAGGAATGCCCCAAGGATATTTCCTACAGATGCACAGGCACTCCAGAGTCCAAACACAAAGCCTCTCctgcagaaacagaagagaatttGGAAAAGAGGTTGCAGGGAGAGGTGACATCAAGAGCTAGACAGACATATAACATTAGAATGAACTTTAATTTATCTATAAAGTTACAATGGAGTAACTTGGGGGTACCAAATCAATAAGCAAGAAATGTTCTATCCTGAACCACTAGcattacagcagcagcaagctggcAATATCAGGATTACAAGCCATGACTATAGCTCAATATCCCCAAGTGACAGGCTCAAAACCACAGTAAAAGTTAGTTTCCATTTGGTCTCCTTAGCGGTAAGTGGTCAGAAACAGGTCTTCCAGTGGCACGGCAATTTGAATTCAGCCACTCTGCACTACGAAACTTCCCAAGCTTGACCCTGTGCCTTTAGTACACACATCTGCGTTCACACCAAACTGTTCCATGGCTCCAGAAGAAAAGAGGTAATAGTAACTAGAAAGGCATGTCTCATCCCACAGAACTTCAATTCTGACCTAACAGCTGACAAAATAGAgttctgccttttttatttgAGACTTTCAGCTCAGCCTGTACTCAGCGAGTCAGAGAAATGAGTCACTGCAGAAAACTCAACTTACCCAGCTTTTCCAAACCAATTGCCCATGACAGCAACCACACAGGGCCAGCCAGTGGACTGCAGCAAGCCATTCACAATCCAGAGACAGCAGTAGAACCACTTGTTGTAGAAATGCAACCATTCTGTGAGCGTGCCAAAGAAGAATACCTAGagaggaattaaaaatgaaaacaaacaaacccacaaccacacacacaaaagaaaacacatgagACTACTGCTAGAAGCCAGGAGCGAGGTTTTAAAGAAGTAATCATATTTCAGGGAGAAGGTCCCCCGCAGCGGCCAGGCCAGAGCTAGGCCTGGTATTGTTTGAGGAATGGCTCAGAGCTAACAGCACCCTCTGCTGAGCCACCGCAGCACTAACTCCAGAGCCAAAACAACTCGTGAGATACACGCACTAGAGCACGGCACTTCCACTCCCAAAgacttatttttataaatagcaGTCCTAATcggagaggagaagaaagacaAATTCTTGTAGTaacaacactaaaaataaagtaGCCTCATGATTTGTCACTGTACTGACATCTGAATCCACAAGGCTCTATGCAAACACAAAACCCTCAGTAGTTCCTTATCTCAGCAAAAATTAACATAAATACCACAGCTAGATTTCAAATTACTGCAAGTCTTACTGTAAGCCAGTCCAAATAAACACCCTTTGTGGCATGCTGTGCTCGATGCTTGTCTGTGGTCACACATTTGCAGAATGCAATAG encodes the following:
- the SLC37A3 gene encoding sugar phosphate exchanger 3 produces the protein MALPGSSRRQPTNRSLVSHCTHHHVAVFLLTFFSYSLLHASRKTFSNVKVSISSQWTPSCLNSTALELRPYELWNSSHLFPNAEEATLFLGTLDTIFLFSYAVGLFVSGIVGDRLNLRWVLSFGMCSSALVVFFFGTLTEWLHFYNKWFYCCLWIVNGLLQSTGWPCVVAVMGNWFGKAGRGFVFGLWSACASVGNILGAFLASCVLKYGYEYAFLVTASVQFAGGVIVFFGLLTSPKEVGLPELGADDEGSVEEDANRPLMGDDDVDDDDRNYSIQAADTDSQPKAIGFFQACCLPGVILYSLAYACLKLVNYSFFFWLPFYLSNNFGWKEAEADQLSIWYDVGGIVGGTIQGLISDVLQKRAPVLAMSLLFAVGSLFGYSRSPNSKPINAVIMTITGFFIGGPSNMISSAISADLGRQDLVRGSSEALATVTGIVDGTGSIGAAVGQYLVSLIQENLGWMWVFYFFILMTSSTILFISPLIVREIRLLLHERRLRMLAE